In the genome of Candidatus Omnitrophota bacterium, the window TGCAGTGGGCTTCTATAATGTTTTTCCTTGTTTGCACAGTATCATTCTACGGCTTCAAGTGGATCTGGCTGGCCCAGCATATGGCCATTATTTCAAACGGTTTCCTGACCGGTGTTATTTGGTTCACGGTGCTGACAGGCAAGCCGTTCACATTGCAATATGCGCGGGAAGAGCTGCCGAAAGATCAATGGGATAATGTAGATATGATCCGCGGCTGCCGGTTCATCGCCATTTTTTGGGGAGCGCTGCTTTTGGTCCCGACAGTTTTCAGCGCTTTCCGGTTATTCTATCCCGCCGCCTTACCGGGTTCTTTCTATTCCTACCTCAGCCCGCTCTGCATCATTATCGGCGTATCTTATACCACTTTATATAAACACAAGAAACGAGAGCAGCGGGGAGCCGAATCGCACAGTTGATCGCAAGCCAGTTTCCCAAACAGAAAGGACCAGCCATGGCAAAGAAGGTATTGTTTTTCGTATTATTAGTAATGTTGTTGATCCCTCAGTTAGCTCGCTCCGAAGGAGCGAAACCCATCCAGTTGGCTATATTCGATCCTATCCAGCTCGTCCCGGAGAATGAGTCCATAGGAGGCCTGAGCCTTAGCCTTATCTACGGAGCCAATCAGGATGTCAGCGGCATAAGCCTCGGCCTCATAAACCGCACCAAAGGGCGCGGCGTAGGCCTGCAATACGGCGCCGTGAATATTACGGAAGGCGATTTCACCGGGTTGCAGTGGGGTTTTGTTAACTGGTCGGAAGGATTCATGCATGGCCTGCAATACGGCGCCTTGAATGTCTCGAAAGGCCAGTCCGCGGGCGTAGAGCTGGGCCTGGTCAATTACAGCAAGGATTCATTCAGCGGTTTCCAGGGCGGCGTCGTCAATTACGCGGGGGAGATGCACGGCCTCCAGTTCGGGTTCGTCAACTATACGAAATCCCTCGACGGCCTCCAGATAGGCCTCGCCAACTACAACGGCAACAAGAAGCCGCTGGAATTCATGGTCCTTGTTAACTGGTCCTTCTAACACGCGGTTATGTGGTATATTTATATATTGAAGTGCAAGGGCGGAACTTTATACACGGGCATGACCAATGATCTGGAACGCCGCTTCAAAGAACACTTGAGCGGGAAAAGCCGTTACACCAGCTACAACCGGCCCGTATGTTTAGTATATAAAGAGGAACATCCGACCAGGTCCGCGGCGGCGAAACGTGAGGCCGAGATCAAGAATTGGGCTCGCGGAAAGAAACTTGCGCTTATTAAAAGCGGGATAATGACCGCAAGGAGGCAGGGATGAAAAAAATAATGGCAGCGGCCGCGATATTGTGCCTTGCGGCGAGTTGTTTCGCGGTAACTCCTTCCCAGCAAAAAATGGAACGTGAAGCTTTGGTAGGAGATGATCAGTCGGCAGGGCTTTCCGGGGAAGAAGCGCCCCTCGTGACATTGGCCGGTGAAATAGTCTCGATCAAGAGGTCGCTCAATAAGATCACGGTCAAGGACCAGAATACGAGCACCGAGAAGGAATTTACCGTAAAGTCCGAAGATATCAAGTCGGTCAAGCTCGGAGATACTGTCGAGGTCAAATATAAGCCCGGCTCAGGCGTCGCCGATAGCATTACGGCCGCGAAACCCTCGCAGCCGTCACCGGCGTACTAATAAAATATGTTGCGTTGGGTTTTAATTTAAGGTAGAATTATATCAAAGGTAGTTGTTAATAAAAAGGAGGTAACATGGGGTATCAAGGTGGTGGTGGTGGTGGGTTCGGCGGCGCGCCGAGAGAGATGCACAAAGCGACTTGCGCGGATTGTAAGAAGGAATGCGAAGTCCCCTTCAAACCGAGAGATGACCGTCCCGTATATTGCAAGGACTGTTTTTCGAAGCGCAAGAACGAAGGACGTTAAAGAGACTCGATAGACAGATCAAAGGTCCCCTGCAATTTAACTTGCAGGGGATTTTTGTTTGCCGTAGAATAACACCATGCCAAAAAAGATATTGGTCCTCAACGGAAGCCCGAAAAGGAACGGTAATACCGCAAAGCTTGTCGAGTGGTTCACTGAGGCCGCGCGCTCGAAGGCCGCCGATGTCGAGGTCATAAACGCCGCTTTCCTCAAGTACAAGTCCAGCGGCTGCACATCCTGCAGGACCTGCCAGAAGATAAAGGAATACAAATGCGCGATAAAGGACGATGCGCAGCCGGTCCTCAGGAAGATGGCGAAGGCGGATGTCATCGTATTCGCCACGCCGTTATATTTCTACGGGCCGAGCGCCCAGCTTAAGGTCATAATCGACCGGATGTTCTCGCTCTATAAATGGGACAATACGACCGATACGTTTACGTCCCCCCTGAAGGGCAAGACCATGGTCCTGCTGCTCAACGCCTATGAAGACGTAGGCCTGGACCTGGTAAAGAAGTCATTTAAGATCATAGCCGACTACAGCGAAATGAAGTTCCTCTCCCTGCTTGTCCCCAATGCCCGCGAATCCGGGGAGATCGTAAAACTAAAGGGCATCCGCAAGAAAGCGGCCGCGTTCGGCAAAAAAATAGCTTTTATTGCTTTAAAAGAGTAAGATAATTTTCCGCAGAGTATGGTAAAATAACCAAAAAGGAGATGGGACAATGAAGAGGATTTTTGTCTTAATTGGCGTTCTATTTTTTGCAATAACCGGCACTAACATCAACGGAGGCCTTTTTGCCATGGATGACCAGGTCGTTGTATTAGAAACTAACCAGGGGAATATCGAGATAAAACTTATACCCGAGGTAGCGCCGAAGGCTTGTGAGAATTTCATCACGCTTGCCGGGAAGGGGTATTATGACGGCCTGATATTCCACAGGGTCATAAAAGGTTTTATGATACAGGGCGGCGACCCGACAGGGACGGGCACGGGCGGGCAATCGTGCTGGGGAAAACCGTTTGCGGACGAAACCGACCCGAAAGTCCAGTTTGATACTCCGGGAGTACTGGCCATGGCGAACGCAGGGCCAAATACCAACGGTAGCCAGTTCTTCATTACTACCGCCAAGACCCCGTGGCTTAACGGGAAACATACGATATTCGGCAAAGTGGTATCTGGCTATGATGTGGTCGAGAAGATAGAGAACTCGGCCGTCGGCAGGAACGACAAGCCTAAGGCCGAGCAAAAGATCGTCAAGGCATATTTAAAGGCCGCAAAATAAATATTTAATTAACGGCCGTAAATTTTTCCTTTGGAGCGCCGCAAATAGAGCAGACCATAGGCGGCTTATTCTCCGTCACATTGCCGCAAACCAGGCATACGAAGAAATCCTTCTTCTGGCCTTTCCATGAATCAAGGTCCTTCAGAGCCTTTTTGAATAGTTGGGCGTGAACTGCCTCGACCCTCACTGCGCCCTTGAACGAAGCGATCGCGGGTTTGACCTTATCCTTCTCCGCCTGGGCCAGGAATTCCGGGTACATCTTGCCGGATTCGTAATTTTCCCCGTTTATGGCCGTTTCAAGGTTTTCTTTCGTGCTTTTTACAGGCGTGGCCAGCATATTCACCTTGGGGACCCCGCCTAATTCCTTTATCGCCCTTTCATGCCCCTCATAATGGACCTGCTCCGAACGCGCGGCTGCCCTGAAAAGACTCGCAACGCCCTTGTAGCCTTCCTTGTCCGCCTGCTGGGCGAATGACATGTAGCGGACCTGGGCGTTCTTTTCGCCGTTATAAGCGGATAAAAGATTAGCTAGTGTTGCTCCGGGCTTCGCGGCGGCCGGTTTTGCGGCGGCGTATGCTTTGCCGGAAAGCAAAGAGAAGACAGCGACGCAGAGCGCCATTACGATAACGCCTCTCCTGAACATAGTACCCTCCTTTGTTGCGGCCATTTTCACATAACCAGCCGGGGATTTCAATAGGGTTATTCTACATTATTCTGACTTTTTTCCGCTTTCTTTTCTTCCTCTTGCGGAGGTCCCGTCTTTAAGGTAAAATGTAACCATGCAAAAAACCGTTGAGATAACCGATAAAGCGAGCGAGCGCAGCCAATTATCCGCGGCGAGCGTATCATTCTGGGGCTCGATAGCGCTATTTGTTATTTCTGCGGCAGCGGGTATCGCCGTGGATTCCATCACGCTTATTTTGGACGCTTCCGCAAGCCTTGTCATTTTGGTCGTAGCCTTCCTCATGAGCTCCACGATAAAGAAGATACACAGCCCGCCCGACGAGATCTTCAATTTCGGTTATGAAAAATACGAGCCGTTCACGGTCGTATTGCAGGGCGCCCTTATAATCACGACCTGCCTGATAAGCGCTAAATTCGCGATCCAGGACATCGTCCATTCGGAAGATATAGAGAATTACCGGATACCTGTTATCGCGGCATGCCTGTCAGTCGCGATAGGGGTGTTCGTAAGCATATTCATCAAAGCCGCCGCGCGCAGGACACACTCATCGATGATGCATACGGCGAGCATGCATTGGTTCATAGATACAGGCATGTCGGTCGGCATACTCGGCGGGTTTTGCGCGGGCTGGGTGCTGAAAGAGAAGGGGTACACCAATATCACGCGTTTCGTCGACCCGGCCATGGCTATTATACTGGCGCTGATCTTCATTATACCTCCCGCGAGAACGATAAAAAGGCATTTTATGGAGCTTTTGGATGCCGTCCCGTCAAAAGATATAAGGGATAAAGTAAGGCAGGTAGTGGATGAATATAAGCCCAGGATGTTCGGTGTCAGCAGGGTCAGGACAAGGAAAGCCGGGGATAAGATCTTCGTAGATATCTGTTTTGTCGTGAAGGAAGATATGACCGTCAGGGAGGCCGAAGCGGTCGCCGCGGATTTCGAGAAGGACCTTAAGACCCATTTGCGCCATCTTGACGTAGTGGTATATTTTAAACCTATGAAATAATCCCATGTCAAAAAGCCGGCTGGAAAAGAAGATATATTACCACGACACGGATTGCGGCGGCGTCGTTTATCACGCCTCGTATTTAAACCATCTCGAAGAAGGCAGGACCGAACTTCTTCGAGAAAAAGGTGTCGATGTCGGAGAACTCGCCCGCGAGGGGACGATCTTTCCGGTCGTCCGCATCGAAATCGAATACAAATACCCCGCAGTATACGGCGACACCATCGAAGTGCTCACCTCGATCGAGAAGGTCGGCCACGCCTCCATAAATTTCGACCAGGAGATAATGAAGGGCGGCACCCTGCTGCTGAAGGCGAAGGTCGTTTGCGCGTGCGTGGATGCGGACCTGAAGGCAAAGCCTATCCCTGAAGCGGAACTTTCCAAACTGAAAATTGTCTAAATGAGTGAAAAGAGCATAAATTTCGACGAACTGGTCCTGGAGCATAAGGACAAGGTGTTTAATTTATGCTATCGCTTCATGGGCGATCACGGCGAGGCCGACGACTGCGCGCAGGAGACTTTCGTCAAGGCATACCGGTCGCTGAAGGATTTCAGGCGCGAGTCGTCAGTATCGACGTGGATCTACAGGATAGCGGTAAACACGTGCAAGAACAGGCTCTCTTCCGCGCAATACCGCAGGAGCAGGTATATGGTGCGGCTCGATGAGCCGAAAGATACCGGGGACGGCGAGCAGCCGGTCGAGATAGGCGGCAAGGCCCTTTCCCCGTCGGCTGAGCTGGACAGGAAAGAAAAGGGGGAGACGATACAGGAGGCGATAAATTCACTTAGCGGCGACCACAGGTCGGTTGTCGTGCTCCGCGATATCGAAGGGCTCTCATACGAGGAGATATCTGAAATTACGGGTTATAACCTCGGCACAGTGAAATCGAAACTGGCGAGGGCGAGGCAGGAATTAAGGGAGAAGCTAAAGGGGCTGGTCTAGATGGAACGCGAAGACAAAAAAGACATGATGCCGGAAGAAGAATACCTGAAGCGGATGAACGCCTTGCCTAAGGTGAAAGCGCCCGAAGATTTTCTTCAGAAGGTGCATGAGCGCATTGAAAGGCGTTCGGCCTTCGAGAAGATAATGCGTGCCTTGTTCGTGCCGGTGAAGATCAAGGTCCCGCTGGAACTCGCGGCGATGGCGGCGGCGGTCATCTTGATCGTCTCTACGGTAGGCATAAAGAAGCCCATGGAACAACTTGCGTATGCGCCGAAGGCAAAAATGGCGACCGGGACAGGGGTCATTATGAAAAGTGAATTGTCTGCCGGCAGCAGGTCGGCAGTAGCCGAAGAGGACAAGAAGATAGACACGGTCTTTATTAACAAAGGATTAAACGATTCCGATAGCAAACCCATTGAGATCGCCCTTCTCGTCAGGACAGAAGAGCCGGTCAAGGCGCGCGAGGCGCAAAAATCCGCAGCGACGGACAGTTTTGACTCGAGGAAATTTAAAGAAGTGTCCGCCCGGGAAGAAAAAGCCGTCCGTCCCGAAGCGGAAGCGGCCATAGGCCGGAAAACGTATTTGGCCGAAGCCCTTTCGAAAGTAAAGAACCGGGTAGAGCTGGCGCAGGGTAAAGTCACAAACGTCGAAGTAAATAAAGATACAGGCATACCCCAATACGTCGATGCCGAGATACCCGCGGCCGGTTACGCGAAATTCGTAGAGAACCTGTCAGGCATCGGCACCCTCCAAGAACCCCTCCTTAAAGAAGCGCCCCAGGGCCGGGATATCGTCCGGGTCCGCATCAAGCTACTATAAGGGATGTTGTCTTTTTGAAGCGTCCCCGAATTTTTACTGGATAATTCCAGGGGCACAATATATACTTAATGTTGTGCCCCTTTTGTATAAATGAGGAGGAAAAATAATGAGGGTTCCTTTTTGTTTTGCGGTCATGCTGGTCCTGTCGCTGGCCGCGCCTTCCTTCGCGGTGGACTTTTCCGCCGATGTAGTCACCACCCAGGCGGGCAAGACTTTCAGCGCCAAGGTTTTCGTCAGCGGAGAAATGAGCAGGATGGAAGCCCCTGAGAGCATATCCATATCGAGAGTAGACAAAAAAGTCGTCTGGATACTGATCCCCGGACAGAAGGTGTATATGGAGCAGGCTTTTGACGCCAAAAAATTGATGGCCGCCCCGGATAAGGTAGAAGGTGAGCTTGAGCGCACCCCTCTCGGGAAGGACACGGTGGACGGCAAGACGGCGGACAAATATAAGGTAACCTACGAAATAGAGGGTATCAAGAACGAGATGTTCCAATGGGTAGAGAGCGGTTCAAACCTCCCGCTTAAGTCTGCCGCTTTGGACGGAAGCTGGAGCGTAGAATACAGGAATATCAAGACCGGACCGCAGCCTGATTCGTTGTTCGAGGTGCCGTCCGATTACAAGAAATTCTCCATGGAGATGCCTGACATGGGCAACATGATGAAAGGAATGGAAAAAAATGAATAGACCCGGGATCTTCCTGCTCGCACTTGTCTTATTTCTTTTGTTTTCGGGCGCGGCTGTTTACGGCGAGGACCAACAGGTGGAAAAGAAGATAGATGAATTGATAAAAAAGATGACGCTTGGCGAGAAGGTGACCCTTATCGCGGGAAACGAGATGGAGACGTATTCCATCGACAGGTTGGGTATCCCGAAATTGAAGTGTTGCGACGGCCCGGTCGGCGTCGCCAGGAGCGGCCCGGTGACGGCATTCCCGTCGTCCATATGCATGGCCGCGACATGGGACCCGGACCTGATCTATAAAGTGTCGACGGCGCTTGCCGAAGAAGTCAAGGGGAAGGACAGGAACATGTCCCTGGCGCCGTGCGTGAATATCCACAGGGTCCCGATGGGCGGAAGGAATTTCGAGAGTTTCGGAGAAGACCCGTATCTCTCGTCACGGCTGGCTGTAGCGTATGTGAAGGGCCTGCAGGACAATAAAGTCCTCGCGACGGTAAAACATTACGCCTGCAACAACCAGGAATGGGAACGCGGCACGATAGATGTGGTCATCGACGAGCGGGCGCTCAGGGAGATATACCTGCCGGCATTTGAGGCGGCGGTGAAAGAAGGCGGTTCGTGGTCCGTAATGGCCTCCTACAATAAAGTGAACGGCTACCATTCGAGCGAGAATGATCATTTACTGAACGAGATACTTAAGAAAGAATGGGGATTCAAAGGGTTTGTCGTCTCGGACTGGGGGGGGACGCACAGCACGGTCAACGCGGCGAATTACGGCCTCGATCTCGAGATGCCTAGAGGGGATAATTTTAACTCGAAATTGGTGAGCGCGGTCAATAACGGCCAGGTAAAGGAAGCCGTGATAGACGACAAGGTAAGGCGGATCCTGAGGGCGATGTTCTGGCTCGGCCTCTTCGACGCCAACCCGGCGCCGAACCGCGGGTCCCTTAATACGGCGCAACACAAAGAGGCGGCCTTCCTGACGTCCAGGGAAGGGATAGTCCTGCTCAAGAATACCGGCGGTGTCCTGCCTATCGACATAACCAAGATAAAATCGATCGCGGTCATAGGCCCCAATGCCGCTGCCAACAGGTTCGGCGGCGGAGGCAGTTCAGAAGTGACGCCTGCCTATAACGTGAGCCCGCTCGACGGACTGAAGAAGAGACTCGGCAATAAAGTCGCAATAAATTACGCGTTGGGATGCAAACTTGAGGGCGAAGTGGTGCCGATCGAGACGTCGGCTGTCCAGACCGTCTTCAACGGGAAAAAAGTAAACGGTTTTCTGGGGGAATATTTCAATAACCAAGGGCTCGAGGGCGCTCCGGCCGTGAAAAGGGTCGATAAGCATATAGACTTCTCGTGGGGCGATGGGCCGCCGGCAGACGGCATACAGCAAGACCATTTCTCCGCCAGGTGGACGGCGAAACTCACGCCGCCGAAGACCGGTGAGTACGAGGTGAACCTGCGGAGCGACGACGGTTCCCGCCTCTTCATAGACGGCAGGGAGATCATAAACAGCTGGAAAGACCACGGAGAAGAGACTAAAAGCACTACGATGAAGTTTGAGGCGGGCAAGGAGTACGACCTGCGCGTCGAATTCTATGAGAACAGCGGAGGAGCGGTTGTTAAGCTGGGATGGGATATTCCACGGGAATTGGCCGCCGAGGCCGCCGAGGTCGCGAAAAAATCCGATATCGCGATCGTATTTATCGGTCTCTCCGGCCGTTTCGAGTCCGAATGTTTCGACAGGAAGGATATAAACCTTCCTGATGGCCAGAACGATCTCGTTAAGAAGGTCGTCGCGGCGAATAAAAATACGGTCGTCGTGTTGAATTCCGGCGCCGCGGTCATTATGAACGAATGGGTAAATGACGTCCCTGCGATCCTCGAGATGTGGTATCCGGGACAGGAGGGCGGCAATGCTATCGCGGATGTGCTGCTCGGATATTACAATCCGTCGGGCAAACTGCCCACGACCTTCCCTGTAAGATGGGAGGATTGTTCGGCATATTCCACTTATCCGGGCAAGAACGGCAAAGTGTATTATTCGGACGGCATCTTCGTAGGCTACCGTTACTTCGACAAACAGGGGACAAAGGTCCTCTTTCCGTTCGGCCACGGCCTTTCTTATACCACCTTTGAATACAGCAACCTTACGATAACGCCCGGCGCGGTGTCGGACGGTAAGATCGATCTCACAGCCTCTTTCGACCTTAAGAACACCGGCCGGAGGGAAGGCGCCGAGGTCGCCCAGTTGTATATAAGGGAGGTCGCTCCCGGCATCGAGAGGCCCGTAAGGGAGCTTAAGGGATTCAAGAGAGTGAATCTGAAGCCCGGCGAAACGCTAAAGGTGACATTCAAGCTCGATAAGAGGTCCTTCGCGTTCTATGATGTCGATAAGAAGGATTGGACCGCCAACCCCGGAGAATTCGAGATCGAGGCGGGCAGCTCGTCCAGGGATATCAAGCTCAAGGGTACCTTTACCCTGCAAAAGGGCAAAATGCTTTGATGCTGGTCAGGGAATTCGTTTCGCTCGGCGTTTTTCTCGCGTTCATTCTCGCCGTATACATAAAAGAGGGCCAGCTGATATCCGGGCTGGTCCTCCATAAAGTACGGCGCAAGGAAGGGCCTTCCGGTTTCCTGTCCAAGCCGGCGATAGCCGTCCATATCCTGGCGGCGGCCGGTATCCTTTGTTTCCTCTACGGCCTTTTAATAGAACCGCATTGGATAGAAGTCAAGAGAGTGGAGATAGAGAGCGGCAAATTATCCCGCGCCAGTCTCCGTATAGTCCAGCTATCAGACCTGCATACCGACCCCAAAGGCACAAACGAGAAAAAAGTTATAGAGGCGGTGAACGCGCTGAAACCCGACATCATCGTCTTCACAGGGGACGCGGTAAATTCCCCGAAGTCGCTGCCCGTCTTTAAAAAGACCCTGAAGAGCCTTAAGGCGAATATAGGAAAATATGCCGTGACAGGAAACTTCGATTACTGGTTCCTGCGCGGGCTCGACCTGTTCGGGGGGACCGGTTTTGTAGCCTTGGACGGCAGGATCGAGAGAATAGACAAAGACGGAGATATTTTTTTCATCTCGGGCCTTAATTTCGAGCACGGCGGGCATTGGTTCCCCGTATTGAAGAATGTGCCGCGGGGATATTACAGCATATTTTTGTACCATAAGTCCGACCTTATCGAGGACCTGAAAGGCGTAAATGTCGATCTGTATCTCACCGGACATACCCACGGCGGACAGGTGGCGCTCCCGTTTTACGGGGCGATAATCACCCTTTCGAAATACGGCAAGAGATATGAAGCAGGGGAATACAAGGTCGGGAATACCGTCCTTTACGTGAACCGCGGCATAGGTACCGAAGGGAAGGCCGGCGTGAGGGTCAGGTTCATGGTGAGGCCGGAGATAACCGTATTCGATATCAAGCCCGCGCGTCCCGCCGCAAAAAAATGAAATTGGCCGTTGAAAAATCCCGCCGTTTGTGGTATAAATAATCATTCTACCGAGGAGGAAATCCAAAATGGGCAAATCAATTAAAGGCACAAAGACCGAGAAGAACCTGCTCGCTTCATTTGCGGGAGAGTCCCAGGCGAGGAACAGGTATACGTATTTCGCCAGCGCCGCGCGGAAAGAAGGCTATGAGCAGATAGCGAACATATTCACCGAGACCGCGGAGAACGAAAAGGAGCACGCCAAGGTATTTTTCAAGTATCTTGAAGGCGGAGATGTCGAGATAACGGCCGCTTATCCGGCCGGCAAGATAAATAACACCAATGCGAACCTTGAAGCCGCGGCCGCCGGCGAGAACCTGGAGTGGACTACGCTGTATTCCGATTTCGGAAGGATAGCCGAGGAGGAAGGATTTCCCGAAGTCGCCAGGTCCTTCGAGCAGATAGCGAAAGTTGAAAGATTCCACGAATCGAGATACAGGAGGCTCATCAACAACATAGCGAACGGCGAAGTATTCAAGAAGAAGGCGCCGGTCAAGTGGCATTGCATAAACTGCGGCTATGTGTTCGAAGGGGCAGAGGCCCCAAAAGAATGCCCGGCCTGCAAACACCCACAGGCATTTTACGAGATCCTCTCCGAGAATTTTTAAGGGGTATTACTCCAGCCTGAAGAGATACCGCCATGACACAGAAAGCGCAATACCCGTCTTTTGATTATATCGGCAGCCCCATCGAGGAGATATTTTCCAAGCTTAAGACCTCCCCGAAGGGCCTCTTCGAGAAAGAAGCGCAGAAGCGGCTCGAGTATTACGGCTTCAACGAACCCGCCAAAAAAAAGAAGAGGACCGTATTAACCGAGATCCTCTCTAAATTCCTGAATCCCCTTGTTATCGTCCTGGTCATCATCGGGTCGTTTTCCCTTTATTTTGGCTCGCAGATTAGCGCGCTGCTCATCTTCATGATGGTAATATTAAGCGTATTCCTTTCGTTCGTACAGGAGCACCGCTCCGAGAAAGCCGCGGAAAAACTGAGCGAGATGGTCCGCACGACCGCGACCGTGTACAGGAACGGCAGGCCAAAAGAAATAAATATCCGCGAGATAGTCCCGGGGGACATCGTCGACTTGTTCGCGGGCGACATGATCCCTGCTGACTTAAGGATCATCTCGTGCAAGGACCTCTTCATCAACCAGGCGTCCTTGACCGGAGAATCTTTCCCGATAGAAAAGGTCGCCGGGCCTGTCCAGGCCAAATCGTCCTCGACCTCGGAATTGCGGAATATAGCTTTTATGGGATCAAGCGTCGTAAGCGGCACCGCGCTCGGCGTGGTCGTGAAGACAGGGATCGCGACGCAATTCGGCGAGATCTCGCGCAAGCTCGCCAGCATGAGGATCGAAACGAGTTTTGACAGGGGGGTCAACAGTTTCGTCTGGCTCATGATCCGCGCGATGCTGTTAATGGTAATAGCCATTTTCGCGATAAACGCGATGCGGGGCCGACATTTTATCGACGCGCTCCTTTTTTCCCTTAGCGTCGCGGTCGGCCTCACGCCTGAGATGCTGCCGATGCTTATCACCATCAACCTCTCAAAAGGCGCCATAGCGATGTCTAAGAAAGAGGTGATAGTCAAACGCCTGAACTCCATCCAGAACTTCGGCGCGATGGATGTCATCTGCACCGACAAGACCGGCACGCTCACCATGGACCAGATCATACTCGAGAAACATTGCGATGTGGTGAGGAAAGAGGACCAGGATGTCCTCAAATATGCCTATATTAACAGCTATTACCAGACGGGCCTGAAGAACCTCCTCGATAAAGCCATACTCAAGCACGAGAAGATAGCGGTCAAGAAATTCAAGAAGGTCGACGAGATGCCTTTCGATTTTTCAAGGAAGATCATGTCCGTCGTCGTCGATATGGACAATAAGCACACGCTTATCTCGAAAGGGGCCCCCGAGGAGATATTCAAGCGCTGCTCGCATTACGAGCTAGACGGGGAGATATTCGAGATGGAGCAATGGCTCCTGGCCGACTTGCGCGAGGAGTACGACAGGCTAAGTACCGATGGTTTCAGGGTCCTGGCCATCGCCTATAAGGATGAGGGGACCAAGAAGGAAGCCTATTCGCGGGACGATGAGCAGGAACTCGTCCTGAAGGGTTACGTCGCTTTCCTCGACCCTCCGAAGGCGGACGCGAAAGAAGCCATCGAGGCGCTTACGAAGCAAGGCATACAGTTCAAGGTCCTGACAGGCGATAACGAGCTCGTCACTCAGAAGATATGCAGCGAGGTAGGGCTTGGGATAACCGGCCTCGTGCTGGGCGAACAACTGGAGAAGATGTCTGACGCCGAACTCCAGGTTGCGGCGGAAACGGCGAATGTCTTTGCCCGCATGTCCCCCCTCCAGAAAGAGAGGGTGATCCGGGCGCTGCATAAGAATAAACATATAGTAGGCTACCTCGGCGACGGCATAAACGACGCGCCCGCCCTGAAGGCGTCGGATGTCGGCATCTCCGTGGATAACGCCGTTGACATTGCGAAGGAATCCGCGGATATAATACTTCTCAAGAAAAATCTTTTAGTCCTCGAGGACGGAGTCGTAGAAGGCAGAAAGACCTTCGGCAACATCGTCAAATATATAAAGATGAGCTCCAGCTCGAATTTCGGGAACATGTTCAGCATGACAGGGGGAAGCATCTTCCTGCCTTTCCTGCCGATGCTCCCAATACAGATACTCCTAAATAA includes:
- a CDS encoding glycoside hydrolase family 3 C-terminal domain-containing protein, coding for MNRPGIFLLALVLFLLFSGAAVYGEDQQVEKKIDELIKKMTLGEKVTLIAGNEMETYSIDRLGIPKLKCCDGPVGVARSGPVTAFPSSICMAATWDPDLIYKVSTALAEEVKGKDRNMSLAPCVNIHRVPMGGRNFESFGEDPYLSSRLAVAYVKGLQDNKVLATVKHYACNNQEWERGTIDVVIDERALREIYLPAFEAAVKEGGSWSVMASYNKVNGYHSSENDHLLNEILKKEWGFKGFVVSDWGGTHSTVNAANYGLDLEMPRGDNFNSKLVSAVNNGQVKEAVIDDKVRRILRAMFWLGLFDANPAPNRGSLNTAQHKEAAFLTSREGIVLLKNTGGVLPIDITKIKSIAVIGPNAAANRFGGGGSSEVTPAYNVSPLDGLKKRLGNKVAINYALGCKLEGEVVPIETSAVQTVFNGKKVNGFLGEYFNNQGLEGAPAVKRVDKHIDFSWGDGPPADGIQQDHFSARWTAKLTPPKTGEYEVNLRSDDGSRLFIDGREIINSWKDHGEETKSTTMKFEAGKEYDLRVEFYENSGGAVVKLGWDIPRELAAEAAEVAKKSDIAIVFIGLSGRFESECFDRKDINLPDGQNDLVKKVVAANKNTVVVLNSGAAVIMNEWVNDVPAILEMWYPGQEGGNAIADVLLGYYNPSGKLPTTFPVRWEDCSAYSTYPGKNGKVYYSDGIFVGYRYFDKQGTKVLFPFGHGLSYTTFEYSNLTITPGAVSDGKIDLTASFDLKNTGRREGAEVAQLYIREVAPGIERPVRELKGFKRVNLKPGETLKVTFKLDKRSFAFYDVDKKDWTANPGEFEIEAGSSSRDIKLKGTFTLQKGKML
- a CDS encoding metallophosphoesterase, translating into MLVREFVSLGVFLAFILAVYIKEGQLISGLVLHKVRRKEGPSGFLSKPAIAVHILAAAGILCFLYGLLIEPHWIEVKRVEIESGKLSRASLRIVQLSDLHTDPKGTNEKKVIEAVNALKPDIIVFTGDAVNSPKSLPVFKKTLKSLKANIGKYAVTGNFDYWFLRGLDLFGGTGFVALDGRIERIDKDGDIFFISGLNFEHGGHWFPVLKNVPRGYYSIFLYHKSDLIEDLKGVNVDLYLTGHTHGGQVALPFYGAIITLSKYGKRYEAGEYKVGNTVLYVNRGIGTEGKAGVRVRFMVRPEITVFDIKPARPAAKK
- a CDS encoding rubrerythrin family protein; protein product: MGKSIKGTKTEKNLLASFAGESQARNRYTYFASAARKEGYEQIANIFTETAENEKEHAKVFFKYLEGGDVEITAAYPAGKINNTNANLEAAAAGENLEWTTLYSDFGRIAEEEGFPEVARSFEQIAKVERFHESRYRRLINNIANGEVFKKKAPVKWHCINCGYVFEGAEAPKECPACKHPQAFYEILSENF
- the mgtA gene encoding magnesium-translocating P-type ATPase is translated as MTQKAQYPSFDYIGSPIEEIFSKLKTSPKGLFEKEAQKRLEYYGFNEPAKKKKRTVLTEILSKFLNPLVIVLVIIGSFSLYFGSQISALLIFMMVILSVFLSFVQEHRSEKAAEKLSEMVRTTATVYRNGRPKEINIREIVPGDIVDLFAGDMIPADLRIISCKDLFINQASLTGESFPIEKVAGPVQAKSSSTSELRNIAFMGSSVVSGTALGVVVKTGIATQFGEISRKLASMRIETSFDRGVNSFVWLMIRAMLLMVIAIFAINAMRGRHFIDALLFSLSVAVGLTPEMLPMLITINLSKGAIAMSKKEVIVKRLNSIQNFGAMDVICTDKTGTLTMDQIILEKHCDVVRKEDQDVLKYAYINSYYQTGLKNLLDKAILKHEKIAVKKFKKVDEMPFDFSRKIMSVVVDMDNKHTLISKGAPEEIFKRCSHYELDGEIFEMEQWLLADLREEYDRLSTDGFRVLAIAYKDEGTKKEAYSRDDEQELVLKGYVAFLDPPKADAKEAIEALTKQGIQFKVLTGDNELVTQKICSEVGLGITGLVLGEQLEKMSDAELQVAAETANVFARMSPLQKERVIRALHKNKHIVGYLGDGINDAPALKASDVGISVDNAVDIAKESADIILLKKNLLVLEDGVVEGRKTFGNIVKYIKMSSSSNFGNMFSMTGGSIFLPFLPMLPIQILLNNFLYDVSQVAIPTDEVDREYLMKPRPWNIKAVKNFMVTIGPISSIFDFLTFGIMLYVFKAWNNPELFRTGWFIESLCTQTLVIYVIRTGKIPFIESRPSRPLVLMSLFIVAAGITIALSPLGSHFGFTALPPLYFLLLAGMILSYLLLVQAVKTLFVKKFGYD